One Vigna unguiculata cultivar IT97K-499-35 chromosome 7, ASM411807v1, whole genome shotgun sequence genomic region harbors:
- the LOC114189612 gene encoding ATP-dependent DNA helicase SRS2-like protein At4g25120 isoform X1 encodes MTDQRSGRISAYFSASKPILSRKRPSDSSPLHSHRIKNAGDVGSDSFAKRVPLAEVSLNMFNATGNYHGPSSESIHGSFNARSVSLSALGSANENLCRALFETPRREPEGSKPKELDYFAASGLLDDDFDDSFLEQIDILVEQKSAEKAAEQQFDRICDEKVLNQSNISGEVSLSSGCSTVSVGLGNDYLLNYGVDLDTIQEEVDTSLQGLLNSNSSMPEEYLKYLQSLNDRQREAACTDISTPLMIVAGPGSGKTSTMVGRVLMLLNEGISPSNILAMTFTTAAASEMRERIGAIAGKTTAKELTISTFHSFSLQLCRSHGEKLGRTSEFFIYGQGQQRNAIIEAIRLLENEKSRNKDGALLMDDLSNSPKNPKQFKDKAKKWQKFVAQAKASGRTSAECRAMGNEIGAEILENYNNILKSCNALDYHDLINCSVMLLSDFPEVLKECQDSWKAIVIDEFQDTSAMQYKFLKILASHHKITIVGDDDQSIYSFNGADISGFTSFRTDFPNYKEIRLNKNYRSTRCIVEAASCLIQNNSKRCQLKNVLTDNSSGSKIVMKECHNEDAQCAFVVDKILEMSSNHSTDKCCFGNVAILYRRQVSGKAFQMAFRDRKIPFNIHGVAFYRKKVVRTIIAMLRTTLPGCDDGSYGRVFKALLPLEKDKKKRIIDHINKISTIRKCSFLSAAYDIFSAKISGIFKRSELTHGRKVLTTLEMISKLTQREKSISAIITSVANMIPEKYLLEQRAITDVDGGTFLNEDYDIRSVLQYLLDDVSEFLSTKFVEVEREREISEDKGCVFVLKAFIDYLFERERENFRARRRDNENSVTLTTIHQAKGLEWDVVFIVKANDSEIPLIHNFKGTLKDTAALVEEERRLLYVAMTRARQKLFMLYVLMDSNWQMLQPSRFLKEIPGSLIEVQGETNLQELQIKHEAFQKEPTPCTTDLLIKERQTEADVVPMPPEILDNHSSEISNELALFAEANSGNDFLRRFSVQDRSIVSHLFHQWAKKKAFQDPKRLLDKVSFVIDERLRQKKNKNKDLLNTLKPCLSCDEAFQYAQYVLRWEQIPADKRAYLMREKQEHFLKLKIENAMGSATPTVKQISYLKKLGCTVTPTSRLHASHLIEQYKSL; translated from the exons ATGACGGACCAAAGAAGTGGCCGAATCAGCGCTTATTTCAGTGCTTCGAAGCCCATTCTCTCTCGAAAAAGACCTTCGGATTCTTCTCCCCTTCACTCTCACCG AATCAAGAATGCTGGTGATGTTGGTTCCGATTCTTTTGCGAAGAGGGTTCCTCTTGCGGAGGTATCGCTGAATATGTTCAATGCGACTGGGAATTACCATGGTCCATCGTCTGAGTCAATTCACGGCAGCTTCAATGCAAGGAGTGTGTCTCTTTCTGCACTTGGTTCCGCGAATGAGAATCTGTGTCGAGCTTTGTTTGAAACTCCAAGGAGAGAACCTGAAGGCTCTAAACCTAAAGAGCTGGATTATTTTGCCGCGAGTGGCCTTCTCGATGACGATTTTGATGACTCTTTTTTGGAGCAGATTGACATTTTGGTCGAGCAGAAATCTGCAGAGAAAGCAGCAGAGCAGCAGTTCGATCGTATATGTGACGAGAAAGTTTTGAACCAGAGCAATATTTCTGGTGAGGTTAGTCTGAGTTCAGGATGCAGTACTGTTTCTGTGGGTTTAGGAAATGATTACCTGCTTAACTATGGGGTGGATCTGGATACTATACAAGAGGAAGTGGATACAAGCTTGCAAGGTTTACTAAATAGCAACAGCAGCATGCCTGAGGAATATTTGAAATACTTGCAGTCCCTAAATGACAGGCAAAGAGAAGCAGCTTGCACTGATATTTCAACCCCTTTAATGATTGTAGCTGGTCCAGGAAGTGGAAAG aCATCCACAATGGTCGGGCGTGTATTGATGCTGCTCAATGAG GGCATTAGTCCATCAAACATTCTGGCTATGACATTCACAACAGCAGCTGCTTCTGAAATGAGAGAACGTATAGGGGCTATAGCTGGGAAGACAACAGCTAAAGAACTTACTATCAGTACTTTTCATTCATTTTCCTTGCAACTTTGTCGTTCACATGGAGAAAA GTTAGGTCGTACATCTGAATTCTTTATTTATGGACAGGGTCAGCAGCGAAATGCAATTATTGAGGCCATCAGAttgttagaaaatgaaaagagtagAAATAAAGATGGTGCATTATTAATGGATGATTTATCCAATAGTCCAAAGAATCCTAAACAGTTCAAGGATAAGGCGAAGAAATGGCAAAAGTTTGTGGCTCAG GCCAAAGCTTCGGGAAGAACTTCTGCAGAATGTCGTGCAATGGGCAATGAAATTGGa GCAGAAATTCTTGAGAATTATAACAACATATTAAAATCTTGTAATGCTCTGGATTATCATGATTTGATCAACTGTTCTGTGATGCTACTTAGTGATTTTCCTGAAG TTTTGAAAGAATGTCAGGATTCATGGAAAGctattgttatagatgaatTCCAAGATACCAGTGCCATGCAATACAAGTTTCTAAAGATACTTGCATCTCATCATAAAATAACAATTGTTGGTGATGACGATCAG TCTATTTACAGTTTCAACGGAGCTGACATTTCTGGATTTACGTCATTTCGAACTGATTTTCCAAACTACAAAGAG attagGCTTAACAAAAACTATCGATCCACACGTTGCATTGTCGAGGCTGCATCTTGTCTTATTCAAAACAATTCCAAGCGATGCCAGCTAAAGAATGTTCTTACCGATAACTCTTCTGGTTCTAAG ATAGTTATGAAGGAGTGTCACAATGAGGATGCACAATGCGCATTTGTTGTTGACAAAATCTTAGAAATGTCATCAAATCATTCAACAGATAAGTGTTGTTTTGGCAACGTTGCAATTCTCTACCGTAGGCAG GTATCAGGGAAAGCCTTCCAAATGGCTTTCCGTGATAGGAAAATACCATTTAACATTCACGGTGTGGCTTTTTACAGAAAAAAg GTAGTCAGAACTATCATCGCCATGCTTCGAACGACACTGCCTGGTTGTGATGATGGGTCATATGGTCGAGTATTCAAGGCTTTATTGCCGTTggagaaagataaaaaaaagagg ATAATTGACCATATCAACAAAATATCAACAATTAGAAAATGTAGTTTCTTGTCAGCTGCCTATGACATATTTAGTGCGAAGATTTCTGGTATCTTTAAAAG AAGTGAGCTTACTCATGGAAGGAAGGTTTTAACGACTCTAGAGATGATATCAAAACTTACTCAGAGG GAAAAATCAATCTCAGCTATCATAACTTCTGTGGCAAACATGATACCCGAG AAATACCTTCTTGAGCAACGGGCAATCACTGATGTTGATGGAGGCACATTCCTTAATGAAGACTATGACATCAGATCT GTTCTTCAATACCTATTAGACGATGTCTCTGAGTTTCTATCCACTAAATTTGTTGAGGTAGAAAGGGAAAGGGAAATATCAGAAGATAAGGGCTgcgtttttgttttaaaagcattcattgattatttatttgaacGTGAGAGAGAAAATTTTCGAGCTCGAAGGAGAGACAATGAAAACTCTGTGACACTGACTACCATCCATCAG GCAAAAGGTTTAGAGTGGGATGTTGTCTTCATAGTTAAG GCAAATGACTCTGAGATCCCGCTGATACATAATTTCAAGGGTACCTTAAAGGACACTGCAGCCTTGGTTGAG GAAGAAAGACGCTTGTTGTATGTTGCAATGACTCGTGCTCGGCAGAAGCTTTTTATGCTTTACGTATTGATGGACTCAAACTGGCAG ATGCTTCAACCGTCAAGATTTCTGAAAGAAATCCCTGGTAGTCTTATAGAAGTTCAG GgtgaaacaaatttacaagaacTACAAATAAAGCACGAAGCTTTTCAAAAGGAACCTACCCCTTGTACCACTGACTTGTTGATAAAAGAGAGACAAACTGAAGCAGATGTGGTCCCTATGCCTCCTGAAATACTTGATAATCATTCCAGTGAGATTTCCAATGAGCTTGCGCTATTTGCTGAGGCAAACAGTGGAAATGATTTCTTAAGAAG ATTTAGTGTTCAGGACAGATCTATTGTTTCCCATTTATTCCATCAATGGGCCAAAAAGAAAGCATTTCAAGATCCAAAGAGATTGCTTGACAAG gTTAGTTTTGTAATTGATGAACGCCTGAGacagaagaaaaacaaaaacaag GACTTATTGAATACATTAAAACCTTGCTTAAGCTGTGACGAAGCATTTCAGTATGCTCAATAT GTTTTGAGATGGGAGCAGATTCCTGCTGATAAACGTGCTTATCTTATGAGAGAAAAACAG GAACATTTTCTGAAATTAAAGATTGAGAATGCAATGGGTTCGGCAACGCCGACTGTCAAGCAG ATctcatatttgaaaaaacttggtTGCACCGTTACCCCTACATCTCGTCTTCATGCGTCTCATCTTATTGAGCAGTACAAATCACTGTAA
- the LOC114189612 gene encoding ATP-dependent DNA helicase SRS2-like protein At4g25120 isoform X2 → MTDQRSGRISAYFSASKPILSRKRPSDSSPLHSHRIKNAGDVGSDSFAKRVPLAEVSLNMFNATGNYHGPSSESIHGSFNARSVSLSALGSANENLCRALFETPRREPEGSKPKELDYFAASGLLDDDFDDSFLEQIDILVEQKSAEKAAEQQFDRICDEKVLNQSNISGEVSLSSGCSTVSVGLGNDYLLNYGVDLDTIQEEVDTSLQGLLNSNSSMPEEYLKYLQSLNDRQREAACTDISTPLMIVAGPGSGKTSTMVGRVLMLLNEGISPSNILAMTFTTAAASEMRERIGAIAGKTTAKELTISTFHSFSLQLCRSHGEKLGRTSEFFIYGQGQQRNAIIEAIRLLENEKSRNKDGALLMDDLSNSPKNPKQFKDKAKKWQKFVAQAKASGRTSAECRAMGNEIGAEILENYNNILKSCNALDYHDLINCSVMLLSDFPEVLKECQDSWKAIVIDEFQDTSAMQYKFLKILASHHKITIVGDDDQSIYSFNGADISGFTSFRTDFPNYKEIRLNKNYRSTRCIVEAASCLIQNNSKRCQLKNVLTDNSSGSKIVMKECHNEDAQCAFVVDKILEMSSNHSTDKCCFGNVAILYRRQVSGKAFQMAFRDRKIPFNIHGVAFYRKKVVRTIIAMLRTTLPGCDDGSYGRVFKALLPLEKDKKKRIIDHINKISTIRKCSFLSAAYDIFSAKISGIFKRSELTHGRKVLTTLEMISKLTQREKSISAIITSVANMIPEKYLLEQRAITDVDGGTFLNEDYDIRSVLQYLLDDVSEFLSTKFVEVEREREISEDKGCVFVLKAFIDYLFERERENFRARRRDNENSVTLTTIHQAKGLEWDVVFIVKANDSEIPLIHNFKGTLKDTAALVEEERRLLYVAMTRARQKLFMLYVLMDSNWQMLQPSRFLKEIPGSLIEVQGETNLQELQIKHEAFQKEPTPCTTDLLIKERQTEADVVPMPPEILDNHSSEISNELALFAEANSGNDFLRSFWQI, encoded by the exons ATGACGGACCAAAGAAGTGGCCGAATCAGCGCTTATTTCAGTGCTTCGAAGCCCATTCTCTCTCGAAAAAGACCTTCGGATTCTTCTCCCCTTCACTCTCACCG AATCAAGAATGCTGGTGATGTTGGTTCCGATTCTTTTGCGAAGAGGGTTCCTCTTGCGGAGGTATCGCTGAATATGTTCAATGCGACTGGGAATTACCATGGTCCATCGTCTGAGTCAATTCACGGCAGCTTCAATGCAAGGAGTGTGTCTCTTTCTGCACTTGGTTCCGCGAATGAGAATCTGTGTCGAGCTTTGTTTGAAACTCCAAGGAGAGAACCTGAAGGCTCTAAACCTAAAGAGCTGGATTATTTTGCCGCGAGTGGCCTTCTCGATGACGATTTTGATGACTCTTTTTTGGAGCAGATTGACATTTTGGTCGAGCAGAAATCTGCAGAGAAAGCAGCAGAGCAGCAGTTCGATCGTATATGTGACGAGAAAGTTTTGAACCAGAGCAATATTTCTGGTGAGGTTAGTCTGAGTTCAGGATGCAGTACTGTTTCTGTGGGTTTAGGAAATGATTACCTGCTTAACTATGGGGTGGATCTGGATACTATACAAGAGGAAGTGGATACAAGCTTGCAAGGTTTACTAAATAGCAACAGCAGCATGCCTGAGGAATATTTGAAATACTTGCAGTCCCTAAATGACAGGCAAAGAGAAGCAGCTTGCACTGATATTTCAACCCCTTTAATGATTGTAGCTGGTCCAGGAAGTGGAAAG aCATCCACAATGGTCGGGCGTGTATTGATGCTGCTCAATGAG GGCATTAGTCCATCAAACATTCTGGCTATGACATTCACAACAGCAGCTGCTTCTGAAATGAGAGAACGTATAGGGGCTATAGCTGGGAAGACAACAGCTAAAGAACTTACTATCAGTACTTTTCATTCATTTTCCTTGCAACTTTGTCGTTCACATGGAGAAAA GTTAGGTCGTACATCTGAATTCTTTATTTATGGACAGGGTCAGCAGCGAAATGCAATTATTGAGGCCATCAGAttgttagaaaatgaaaagagtagAAATAAAGATGGTGCATTATTAATGGATGATTTATCCAATAGTCCAAAGAATCCTAAACAGTTCAAGGATAAGGCGAAGAAATGGCAAAAGTTTGTGGCTCAG GCCAAAGCTTCGGGAAGAACTTCTGCAGAATGTCGTGCAATGGGCAATGAAATTGGa GCAGAAATTCTTGAGAATTATAACAACATATTAAAATCTTGTAATGCTCTGGATTATCATGATTTGATCAACTGTTCTGTGATGCTACTTAGTGATTTTCCTGAAG TTTTGAAAGAATGTCAGGATTCATGGAAAGctattgttatagatgaatTCCAAGATACCAGTGCCATGCAATACAAGTTTCTAAAGATACTTGCATCTCATCATAAAATAACAATTGTTGGTGATGACGATCAG TCTATTTACAGTTTCAACGGAGCTGACATTTCTGGATTTACGTCATTTCGAACTGATTTTCCAAACTACAAAGAG attagGCTTAACAAAAACTATCGATCCACACGTTGCATTGTCGAGGCTGCATCTTGTCTTATTCAAAACAATTCCAAGCGATGCCAGCTAAAGAATGTTCTTACCGATAACTCTTCTGGTTCTAAG ATAGTTATGAAGGAGTGTCACAATGAGGATGCACAATGCGCATTTGTTGTTGACAAAATCTTAGAAATGTCATCAAATCATTCAACAGATAAGTGTTGTTTTGGCAACGTTGCAATTCTCTACCGTAGGCAG GTATCAGGGAAAGCCTTCCAAATGGCTTTCCGTGATAGGAAAATACCATTTAACATTCACGGTGTGGCTTTTTACAGAAAAAAg GTAGTCAGAACTATCATCGCCATGCTTCGAACGACACTGCCTGGTTGTGATGATGGGTCATATGGTCGAGTATTCAAGGCTTTATTGCCGTTggagaaagataaaaaaaagagg ATAATTGACCATATCAACAAAATATCAACAATTAGAAAATGTAGTTTCTTGTCAGCTGCCTATGACATATTTAGTGCGAAGATTTCTGGTATCTTTAAAAG AAGTGAGCTTACTCATGGAAGGAAGGTTTTAACGACTCTAGAGATGATATCAAAACTTACTCAGAGG GAAAAATCAATCTCAGCTATCATAACTTCTGTGGCAAACATGATACCCGAG AAATACCTTCTTGAGCAACGGGCAATCACTGATGTTGATGGAGGCACATTCCTTAATGAAGACTATGACATCAGATCT GTTCTTCAATACCTATTAGACGATGTCTCTGAGTTTCTATCCACTAAATTTGTTGAGGTAGAAAGGGAAAGGGAAATATCAGAAGATAAGGGCTgcgtttttgttttaaaagcattcattgattatttatttgaacGTGAGAGAGAAAATTTTCGAGCTCGAAGGAGAGACAATGAAAACTCTGTGACACTGACTACCATCCATCAG GCAAAAGGTTTAGAGTGGGATGTTGTCTTCATAGTTAAG GCAAATGACTCTGAGATCCCGCTGATACATAATTTCAAGGGTACCTTAAAGGACACTGCAGCCTTGGTTGAG GAAGAAAGACGCTTGTTGTATGTTGCAATGACTCGTGCTCGGCAGAAGCTTTTTATGCTTTACGTATTGATGGACTCAAACTGGCAG ATGCTTCAACCGTCAAGATTTCTGAAAGAAATCCCTGGTAGTCTTATAGAAGTTCAG GgtgaaacaaatttacaagaacTACAAATAAAGCACGAAGCTTTTCAAAAGGAACCTACCCCTTGTACCACTGACTTGTTGATAAAAGAGAGACAAACTGAAGCAGATGTGGTCCCTATGCCTCCTGAAATACTTGATAATCATTCCAGTGAGATTTCCAATGAGCTTGCGCTATTTGCTGAGGCAAACAGTGGAAATGATTTCTTAAGAAG TTTTTGGCAGATTTAG
- the LOC114189613 gene encoding uncharacterized protein LOC114189613, whose protein sequence is MWMDNALEIWNDLKERFSHSDKFRVADLQDQIQSCKQGSSTVSEYYTRLKILWKEIELYRCVLVCTCSIPCSCGLLPRLHKEREDDCVIRFLRGLNDDYSQVRSQVMMMDLMPSIVKTFSLIKQHLLPLILQHEREFVSTPSSSNQDLVAFSVQSNESSKQSNKPLNTTVKNLNLGKTSKNNKLCEKCKKTNHTIETCFWRIGFPPGYRKASCSSVGATSSASLAEAELDTAPLQSQLVEGSTPDQFSFSKEQYNAILALL, encoded by the coding sequence ATGTGGATGGACAATGCGCTCGAAAtttggaatgatcttaaggaaAGGTTTTCCCATTCCGATAAGTTTCGTGTAGCGGATCTTCAAGATCAAATTCAAAGTTGTAAACAAGGATCGTCCACCGTTTCTGAATATTACACAAGATTAAAGATCTTGTGGAAAGAAATCGAGCTATATCGGTGCGTTTTGGTTTGTACGTGCTCCATACCCTGTTCATGTGGCCTCCTTCCAAGGTTACACAAAGAAAGAGAGGATGATTGTGTCATACGGTTCCTACGAGGGTTGAATGATGATTACTCGCAGGTTCGCTCTCAAGTGATGATGATGGACCTAATGCCCTCCATTGTCAAAACCTTTTCTCTAATCAAGCAACACCTTCTTCCTCTAATCCTGCAACACGAAAGAGAATTTGTAAGCACACCTTCTTCCTCTAATCAAGATTTAGTTGCTTTTTCTGTACAATCCAATGAATCCTCCAAACAATCCAATAAACCCCTCAATACCACTGTCAAGAATCTCAATCTTGGCAAAACTAGCAAAAACAATAAGTTATGTGAAAAGTGTAAAAAGACGAATCACACAATCGAAACTTGTTTTTGGCGCATTGGATTCCCTCCTGGATACAGAAAAGCTTCTTGTTCTTCGGTTGGTGCCACTTCCTCTGCTAGTTTGGCTGAAGCAGAACTTGACACAGCTCCACTGCAATCCCAACTGGTTGAAGGCTCTACTCCTGATCAATTCAGTTTCTCCAAAGAGCAATACAATGCTATCCTAGCTCTTCTCTAG